The genomic stretch GGTCTGTTTGCGCGAGATGAACATGGGCTGCAGTGTAGCAGCGCCTCGCGGCAGCGCCAGCCCCGCTGTTGCAACCGGGGCGGCACGAGGAACTGCCGAGATCCGCCCCCGCGTGACATCTGCCCCCCCGCGAATGCGGGCGTGCTTGCGTTTTCCCGATGGACAAGCAGAGCCTCGTTGTCAACACTTCACGGATTTGTAACTCAAAGTTAACACTTCACATGTTCAACAGACGCTTCACTTGGATTCTTGGCTTGCTGCTGGGCCTCTACGTCGTGGGCGCCGGCGCTACAGAGGTAGCGGGCGTTCGCTTCGAACCGGACATCCAGCTGCGCGGGACCAAGCTCGTGCTCAATGGCGCCGGCGTCCGCTACAAGGCGATCTTCAAGGTGTATGCGGCCGGGCTCTATCTGCCGGTGCGCGTCAGCAGCGGCGAAGCGGCCGTCGCGGCGACCGGGCCGCGCCGCCTCAACATCGTGATGCTGCGCGAGATCGACGCCAACGAGCTGGGCAAGCTGTTCACCCGCGGCATGGAGCAGAACGCAGGGCGCGACGAGTTCGCCAAGTCCATCCCGGGCACCATCAAGATGGGTGAGATCTTCGCCGCCAAGAAGCGTTTGATGCCGGGCGAATCCTTCCAGATCGACTGGCTGCCGGGCGAAGGGACGGTGATCTCGGTGAACGGCAAGGCGGCGGCCGAGCCGATCCGCGAACCCGAGTTCTACACGGCGTTGATGAAGATCTGGCTGGGTGAGCACCCGGCCGACGTGAGGCTGAAGGACGCTCTGCTCGGCAAGGAGGCGGTGCGTCCGCGCG from Caldimonas brevitalea encodes the following:
- a CDS encoding chalcone isomerase family protein, encoding MFNRRFTWILGLLLGLYVVGAGATEVAGVRFEPDIQLRGTKLVLNGAGVRYKAIFKVYAAGLYLPVRVSSGEAAVAATGPRRLNIVMLREIDANELGKLFTRGMEQNAGRDEFAKSIPGTIKMGEIFAAKKRLMPGESFQIDWLPGEGTVISVNGKAAAEPIREPEFYTALMKIWLGEHPADVRLKDALLGKEAVRPRGDTN